A DNA window from Leptolyngbya sp. KIOST-1 contains the following coding sequences:
- the nifU gene encoding Fe-S cluster assembly protein NifU gives MDEPRQRTPSPSTHPPPTHPPAYPPTHPPAPHPPLTPETAMWDYSEKVLELFYNPINQGTIDDSAEPDVAVVYGEVGSIACGDALRLHLKIQQSTDSILDARFQTFGCTSAIASSSALTEIIKGKTLDQALHITNQDIADFLGGLPEAKMHCSVMGQEALEAAIYKYRGIEVEHHEDDEGTLVCACYGITEKKIRRAIAENDLTTVEQVTNYVKAGGGCGSCLANIEDLIVDAQESAETVRAAAELAVAREQRSQEAAAPTPLTNLQKITLIQQVIDEEVRPILIADGGDVSLHDVEGDRVLVKLQGACGSCASSTETLKYAIEAKLQRRVLPTLTVEAI, from the coding sequence ATCCACCCGCCTACCCGCCCACCCATCCACCCGCCCCCCATCCACCCCTCACCCCCGAAACCGCCATGTGGGACTACTCCGAAAAGGTACTCGAACTCTTCTACAACCCGATCAACCAGGGCACCATCGATGACTCGGCTGAGCCGGATGTGGCGGTGGTCTACGGCGAGGTGGGCAGCATTGCCTGTGGCGATGCCCTCAGGCTGCACCTGAAGATTCAGCAATCCACCGACAGCATTCTGGATGCGCGGTTTCAGACCTTTGGCTGCACGAGCGCGATCGCCTCTTCCTCCGCCCTGACGGAAATCATCAAGGGCAAAACCCTGGATCAGGCCCTGCACATCACCAACCAGGACATTGCCGACTTTCTGGGTGGCCTACCCGAAGCGAAAATGCACTGCTCGGTGATGGGGCAGGAGGCCCTGGAGGCGGCGATCTACAAGTATCGCGGCATTGAGGTGGAGCACCACGAGGACGACGAAGGCACCCTGGTGTGCGCCTGCTACGGCATCACCGAGAAGAAGATTCGGCGGGCGATCGCCGAAAACGACCTCACCACCGTGGAGCAGGTCACCAACTACGTCAAGGCTGGGGGTGGCTGCGGCTCCTGCCTGGCCAACATCGAAGACCTGATTGTAGACGCCCAGGAGTCCGCCGAAACCGTGCGGGCCGCCGCCGAGCTGGCCGTAGCCCGGGAACAGCGCAGCCAGGAGGCCGCCGCCCCCACCCCCCTGACCAACCTGCAAAAGATCACCCTTATCCAGCAGGTGATCGACGAGGAGGTGCGGCCCATTCTGATCGCCGATGGCGGCGATGTGAGTTTGCACGATGTGGAGGGCGATCGCGTGTTGGTCAAGCTCCAGGGGGCCTGCGGCTCCTGCGCTAGCAGTACGGAGACGCTGAAGTATGCGATCGAGGCCAAGCTGCAACGGCGGGTGTTGCCGACGCTCACCGTCGAAGCGATCTAA
- the nifH gene encoding nitrogenase iron protein yields MRQIAFYGKGGIGKSTTSQNTLAAMAEKGQRIMIVGCDPKADSTRLMLHSKAQTTILHLAAERGAVEDLELEEVLLTGYRGVKCVESGGPEPGVGCAGRGIITAINFLEEEGAYEDLDFVSYDVLGDVVCGGFAMPIREGKAQEIYIVVSGEMMAMYAANNIARGVLKYAHSGGVRLGGLICNSRNTDREVELIEALAAKLNTQMLHFVPRDNVVQHAELRRMTVNEYAPTSNQAQEYAQLADKIINNKNLTIPTPITMDELEELLIEFGILDGDEEYQKALEADKLAAV; encoded by the coding sequence ATGCGACAGATTGCATTCTATGGAAAAGGCGGTATTGGCAAGTCCACCACCTCCCAAAACACCCTGGCCGCCATGGCCGAAAAGGGCCAGCGGATCATGATCGTCGGCTGTGACCCCAAGGCCGACTCTACCCGCCTGATGCTGCACAGCAAGGCCCAGACCACCATTCTGCACCTGGCTGCCGAGCGCGGCGCGGTGGAAGACCTGGAACTGGAAGAGGTGCTGCTCACCGGCTATCGCGGCGTCAAGTGCGTCGAGTCAGGCGGGCCTGAGCCTGGGGTCGGCTGCGCCGGTCGGGGTATCATCACCGCCATCAACTTCCTGGAAGAAGAGGGTGCCTACGAAGACCTGGATTTCGTCTCCTACGACGTACTGGGCGACGTGGTGTGCGGCGGTTTCGCCATGCCCATCCGGGAAGGCAAAGCCCAGGAAATCTACATCGTGGTATCCGGCGAAATGATGGCCATGTATGCGGCCAACAACATCGCCCGGGGCGTTCTGAAGTATGCCCACTCCGGCGGCGTGCGCCTGGGCGGCCTGATCTGCAACAGCCGCAACACCGACCGGGAGGTGGAGCTGATCGAGGCCCTAGCCGCCAAGCTCAACACCCAAATGCTGCACTTTGTGCCCCGCGACAACGTGGTCCAGCACGCCGAACTGCGCCGCATGACGGTGAATGAGTACGCCCCCACCAGCAACCAGGCCCAGGAATACGCCCAACTGGCCGACAAGATCATCAACAACAAGAACCTCACCATCCCCACGCCCATCACCATGGACGAGCTGGAGGAACTGTTGATCGAGTTCGGCATCCTCGATGGCGACGAAGAGTACCAGAAGGCGCTGGAGGCCGACAAGCTGGCCGCTGTTTAG